In Phaeodactylum tricornutum CCAP 1055/1 PHATR_bd_48x36 genomic scaffold, whole genome shotgun sequence, a single genomic region encodes these proteins:
- a CDS encoding predicted protein, with translation MTMAISTKTATTKTSSSAEIATQIKTLLKPHNDERLDAARLDELRKVFASLIQSNEFSLERTPTRNSSLPLSSSSVQHKWHAFLRTSHKKFLLQLCDRVESGKRTALRTLWGVVATSPTQSSNSAYQVVSTTLLRLLVRVVSRLPTWDKSIHHMLQAEFLQPYRDVQYYTLIATVTIANEIYKQGTSVEEDDQEKQVQAER, from the coding sequence ATGACCATGGCTATATCCACGAAAACGGCGACGACCAAGACGTCCTCGTCGGCCGAGATTGCGACGCAAATCAAAACTCTGCTGAAGCCTCATAACGACGAACGACTGGATGCCGCTCGACTCGACGAACTTCGTAAAGTCTTTGCCAGCTTGATCCAGTCGAACGAGTTTTCTCTCGAGAGGACACCAACTCGCAATTCTTCATTGCCATTGTCGTCCTCCAGTGTCCAGCACAAATGGCACGCCTTTCTCCGAACGTCGCACAAGAAGTTTCTGCTCCAATTGTGCGACCGCGTCGAATCGGGCAAACGGACGGCACTGCGTACCTTGTGGGGCGTCGTCGCTACCTCGCCGACGcaatccagcaacagcgcTTACCAAGTGGTTTCCACTACACTGCTGCGACTCTTGGTCCGGGTGGTTTCCCGATTGCCGACCTGGGACAAGTCTATACACCACATGCTGCAGGCCGAGTTTCTCCAACCCTATCGGGATGTGCAGTACTACACTCTGATCGCCACGGTCACAATTGCTAACGAAATTTACAAGCAAGGGACGAGCGTGGAAGAGGATGATCAAGAGAAACAGGTGCAGGCGGAGCG